The Coccidioides posadasii str. Silveira chromosome 2, complete sequence genomic interval CGTGGTACGAAACAACCTTGACTGTTCGAAATTCCATAGCCGTATTTGGGAGTGGGGTAGACCCTTAGAACTTCCGGATGATTCAGGTGCAGATCATCCAACTACTTTCGATGTTGCACTGGGCTCTGACTTGGTATGCGCCTCTTAAAACCATCTACATGTCTCAGATGACTTGAAGGCGCGTGTGCATCGTACTGATCCATGGTATGATTGGCAGATATACGATGCTGACCTCATACCTGTACTTCTGTCAACATTGCGTGAACTATTTGAAAATTATGGTCTCAAGGTGTTTTTAATATCGGCAACGCTCCGCAACTGGAAGACCTTCGCAATGTTCCTCAAATCCTGTGGTGTGCATCCCTGTCAATCATCTCTAATGTATGCAGGGTGGTACACCAAAAGTCACTAACCATTAATGACAATAGAAACAAATCACTTCCATGCACAACCAATCGACTTCAATTCTCCTCCCCTGCAATCACAGGATGGCTTTTTCCATAGCACCAATGTGCCTATCAGGACGTACAAGATAACCACTCGCGAAGCCTAGGCATACACTACCTATCTTGGCTATATAACTCGCATTCCACGGGCCTAACTGTATGCATCTGTTCTAGGGTAATCCTTCCCACTAATGAGTTCCACTACCATCGTCATCAAACTCCCTTGCTTCTGCCTCTAAATATGCGATTTAGTAACCTCTAGACTTTTCTACCTACGCTGGTTTCTGGGTGGCATGTTACATTGGGCATAACATATGTGTATCTTCAATCTTGTTAAGAAGCAACTTACTTGATAGGTGGCTGATATGTTCTTTCAGACTAACGCCTTAGGCCCACACCATGCCCTCAAAACTCTGAGACTTAGCAAGGGGAGCCTGGCATTCCAGTGGAGACTGAGCTTGTTCTTCTGTTTGTAGCAGTTTGCTGCTTGTGGTTGACAACCTGGCAGCATTTCCTTCCTCCCTGTTGGGTTGTCTACGTGCATTACCCGGCGTTAGCTCCACACCAGTCTTACACAAAAACTACCACACATATTCCAGTGACGTTTAATTCCTGAGCCATACCATGATCTCCTTGTTCTATGCCATATATCCATGACTTACAGAGTCCTAGTGTATAATTGTACTAGCCAATAGTCCTGCTACGCAGTTGATACATATCCTCCCCTAACATTTTGCTGGTGGTACGTAACTAGTAGTGCATATAGGCAGTTGTTATAATAACTCCGCATGGAATGCGGTGCTAGGTAGCTTCACTGCCTGTTGTCATACCCCTGGTTGGCATTTGTACACTTCATTACTCCTGACGCGGGTATCCGATGGTCTGTTGCTATCCTTACATGTGGTTGGTCAGAGAGTTAGGAAACGGTGATAATGGACGCATGTAGATACTCGTGAGTTCATTGTAGAAGTTGATAATAGTCTAACTTGGCGGACGCCCTGCAATAGCAGAGATGGGGCGGCGCATAGTTCGCCCCTAGCTTAATCTGGGATTTTCTGCCTATGCTTACTCTTGGGAAGCCAACATATGTATCTGATTCTTAATTATGTGTAATTTTTGAGGCATATATACAGTTTAAATAAGCAAATAGAAACTGATAAAGACACTGAATAGGAAACAccaagagagagaaggggaCAGCCTACAGAAACAAGGCTGCCAGGAATGTATGCAAGTGGGTATCAATACGCTCAACTCATTTTAACCAATGGAGCAAACAGGACGACGGCTCAGGAGTAACAATGCAGCAGCCTCAAACACAAACGCCGAGATGTGTACAAAAGCAGGTGCAATGATGGAGATGCTGGCCAATCCTAGACCTAATATGGTCTATTCATAATGTATTCGAAGAGAAGCCCGAAACAATCAAAGGGGGCATATAATGAAAGTAGATAGTAGATGTAAGACAACAAGGAAAGTCACAAAAGAGCGTTCGTAATACATATTGCAAAAGGAAATGCGGAAAACATGGCTACTCTGCCAAAGCTTCATGTAATAAGGTCTCATCGAGGTGTTCTGGGTGTACTGAAGTTGGCGCCTTGTCAGGAGGACGCAAGCCAAAAATAGGTCCGCTCTGATTTACACCTGGTGGCCTGAATAATACTGGTGGTAATGATTTCGCAACGTCTTCGTCCGTTGTAGAAGGGAGAGACGAATGCGAGGTAGAACTAGAGGTCTCTGGAGTGGTCGTTGATTTCGGCTTTATGTACTTTGGCGGCGTTGAGGTCCATTTTCCCAAAACCCAGCCTCCCATGCGACGTTTAATGCTTTTGGATTGGGAATCCTGTGGAGTGCTCGACTCAGAAAGAATCTCTTGCGCAACCGGAGTGGCGCTCGTGGTGGGATTTGCTGCAGAAGCGACGGACGACAAGAGAGAAAGGGGAGATTTATCTTTGCTGATTGAAACTCTAGGAATGGTTACGTTCGTCCGAGAGATGACAGGGGTAGTTGATGAGAATATTGTTCCGGCTGATGCGATACGTCTGGGAGTCCTTGGTACAAATGTCGGGGTGGAGCTGGCTGAGTAGTTACTTGTCAGGTGAATATCCATCCCTGAAATTGACAAAAGGCTCTCGTGAGACGTGGATCGACGCAACTGGGGAGATCGCAGCGGCACAACAATCTGGTCGCCAGAATGATGATATGAGGTTGAGGCTTCATTGTCGTCGTGTTCTTCCGGGATTGGAAGTCCAGAGAGCGAGCAGACGTTGCTTCCGCCAGCAGTGCCATCAGCCTCAGCAAAGATATTAACTTTACTCAATGACCTTGGATTTTGTGAATGTTTCACGATCGCGGGTGTCGACGGTACATTGTCTAGCCATCCGTCTTCAAGAACAGATCGGATTGAAGTGTCGGATGGCCCTTTCCGATGCGATGCTCTCACGAGAGGAGAAGTAAACCCACTTTCAGGGCTAGTCGGGCGAGATGAATCGAATCCCAGGTCGGAACGATCAAAAATAGACGCCGCTTTATATGCAGATGCGGGGGAACTCGGGGCAGAAGGAAACGTTGGACCAGGTGTTTGGTCTACCCAGCGATTGGTGCGGGAGGATGGTGATGTTTGAAATGTAGAAGCTGGGGAAGCGGTGTCAATAGTATCGTGGACGCTCAGAGGACTCTCGCTGGATTCTTTCGTTGGAGACTCGAGGAGCGTAGGCGGGAAGAGAGCTTTCCTTCTTCGTTGTCGACGATGTGCTGCCGGCTGGGATCGATCTTTGCGTGAAGCTGAAACTGGGACAGCGGTATGGTAATGGTGGTGAATGTGAAATTCTTGAGGAGCAGACTGAACATTCTGCAGCTCTTCGCTCAGGAACAAACTGCCACTGTGGAAATTTGGACCATCTGGATCCCCAACCAGTGGCTGATGGACGAGAAGCTGCTCCCTCAAATTTCGAACCTCCTCATCTGAACTCTGGAGCAGTTCCTTCAGCTCCACAATGTTCAACTGGAGATTCGCATTGTCTTGAAGGATATCCTTAACAAAGTGAGAGACAACATTCGTTCCGTTCTTGTTCCGCCCCAAAGAGGCCGCTGCAGCAGCGCCCTTGAGTCTCCCTGCAGCAGCATGTAATTCTCTTTCCACTGATCTCTTTCGCTCCATTCGACCTAATAGCTCCACATGTCTTTCTCGCTCCTCTCTTGATTCCTTTTCAATTCGATCTACCTGTTCATGCAGATCTCTAAGCGTAATCTCTGCTTTTCGCCAGCGTTGAATAGCTGACCGTTCATTCTCCTGGGTGATGGCGAGAGATTGTTCCAACCGTGCCTGATCATTTTCCATCTCATTCAGCTGCGCTTCGAGGAGAGCAGCTCGAGACGCGGCCGCTGTCAATCGTCGGACCTCGAGCTGGGCAGTTTCTAAGGAGGTACTCAAGACTTTGATATGCGCATCCGACTCAGATATTACGTTATTCAGCCCCTCCAAGTCCTCTAAAAGGTCTTTATTCTCCTGTATGATTTTTGCATTTTCCGCCTGCACCTCTCGCTTTTGTTTCTCTAAATTATCGATAGTGGCAGCCATTCTCGCACGATCGGCTTCCGCTTCGGCCATGTACGATTCATGACGTCCAAGGAGGGCCTATAGGTTGTAAAAGGAAACACCGTCAGTTAGAGTCGTTGTGACTTGTCAGGTCGATTGGTAAAAAAATGTTTGATTGGGCAGACGTACTTGGCCAAGTCGAGCCGCTGTGTCGACGTCCTTTTCTAAATTCTGGAGAGCAGCATTATTGTGCTGGAGGTATGCGCAATCGGGTCTGCCACAGCAGCACTTGATTTTGGACTGATCCATCGTAAGATCGATCGGGTGCGAGGTGCAGGAGGCTGGAAAGCTTCATAGGGATCCGAAGTCTGCTCGGTTTGAACGGCCACGAGATGCTCAGTGCTCCTTGACGTGCTTGGATGACCGGCTTAGGTCAGGTATTCTGGCTTCTATCTCTTGGAATCCCACAGCCAGGAGTGTAGGTAACGATGCTCCAAGAGTTGAGTGTGATGAGATTGGCTGGCAACCTCCCAAAAGAGAGGTGGGACTAGTTAATGTCGTCACGCGTTGGATGAGGTCTGCAGCCTGGTTTCATTTATCCAATCCCCCGCATCAAGCATTTTCAGTCCGGGACAGGGAATAGCCATGACAAGGCCGGATTACAGGATGAGGAGTAAATGGATCACAGCGCTTACCAGGGGGCCACATATGAAGCCAATAATATTTATGGTAGGATGCCACAAAGTCTAGATCTGTAAAGTGAGCAGAACTCATATTTAGGTACGCGGCCCCTATTAGTTCAATGCTCTCACTGTTCTTCAAGATAGATGAAATATTAGTGTGTGAGATGTGAATGGGCCAGGCGCCCTGAGCTACTGGAATGCAATGCATATAATTAGGTGAAgtgcgtactccgtagtacTTTTTAATGAATCACATACTACCATGCCTGTTGAATGACTAGCTGGCAATAACATCCTATCCATTCTCCTCGAACGTGATGGCAACGAGAGACATTCAACGCTCTGTTAGGGCTGTTTCTAGCTTCAGTGTCTATCATTTTGGGTATCTATGAGGGCTGAAATATTGTACATTATGTTAAGTGCACCACAACCCATTAGTGCGCTTAACCCGGGATCCTTCGATGCCGGGTAAATATCCAAGCTTCAATTCATATATGGAAATATATGGCACGCAGCGAGCGTGTGGAATATCCGTGAGTGAAGAGTGTCTTTTCGGAGAAGTTTCGGAATAAACATAGTTTCCCGCGGTCGATTTCTCAGAGTCCTTGGGGCCGGATGGAACCCCTAGTGGTAGAGGAGCGGTGCACTGAATCGAGAAAGTAACTCAGGCTGGCGTCCCTTGAAGAGGGGTAGTTGATTTTTCCACCCTGCAGATTTTTTGCGATTGGTTGCGCTGGAAGCTCACAGGCTAAGTTCCTGGGCTCACTCCTGTGCTGCCACTAGCGGCCGGGACACTCCCGTCCGATACTGTTTGAATCTTCCGATACTCCTCCTCCAATCGCCTCTGCATCTCAAAATCCAACTGTCGTTCGCGCTTAACCTTCTGGTTTTCGAGATCTCTCAGCACGCCAGCATGCATCGCCTTAGAAAAGCCCAAGTTGGTCAGCAATTCCGCTTTAATTGCTAATGTTAGCGTAAGCAAAGGTAGCACATACAGCTTTATCTGCCTCCTGGGACCAGTGAACAAAATAGACTATGCCTGCGGTCGCGAGCGAGGTGCATGCGAATGTAATTTTCGAAGCCCGCGACATTATGACCTTGCTTTTGAGAAAACAGACATGCAAACTTCAAACCAGTCCAAAATTAATTCGTAAATCGGGAATCTCTGGATCCTGGAGACGAAAAGCTGGACTGGGACGTTTCGTCCATGAGAGATTTGCTGCTTGAAACCCCGTTGCGATGTTTGAGGCTTGGCGCTCCGGCCAAGGCGGTGTGACCTGGCAGATTCGGGCCGTGATGACGGTGTCGGCGGGTGATCAACCCTAGGTGTTGAAGGTAGCGAAGCGATTTCAACTGCAGCTTCAAATAGATCTCTCATAGACGCTAGACTaacaaagatggtaagatTTGACTTGTCCTTGGCCGATGATGGAATGATTGAAACTGATGTGATTTTCCCATTAGTCTGCCCAAAACTCAGCTGGTATTCAGACCCTCCTGGACGTACGTGTCGAGAGCTCTGCGGAACCCCAGGTTCAACCCCGCCGTCACGGATAGCAGCTAATATTGCAATTTGACCAGGCGGAGAGGGAAGCACAAAAAATCGTACAAAGCGGTGAGCTTATGCAACTTATCATCCTAGGGAACTATGCGGAGGCGTCCACTAATGGCCATTCATAGCCCGAGAATGTTAGTAGTTGTGGATGGAGCCTGAAGGTGCCCTTCTAATTATACTTCTAGATCGCACAAAACGCATAAAGGACGCGAAAGCCGAAGCACAGAAGGAGATCGAAGAGTACAGAAGACAGAAAGAACAGGAATTCAAACGGTTCGAAGCTGAGGTAAGACTTATGGGGCCTCTATGCCCAGTTCAACACAGATCCGTCCCATTTGAAAATTCTCGATGCATCCGATATTTACATTGTTTGCTAGCATTCGAGTGGTAATAAGAAGGCTGAGGAAGAGGCCAACAAAGACGCAGACGTCAAGCTTAAAGACATTCAGGAAGCGGGcaaagcaaaaggagagcGTGTTGTTGACGACCTGATCCATGCAGTTCTGGATGTGAAGCCGGAGGTCCCAGAGAAACTTGCAGCAAACGCCTAAGATCGGGTTCAGATAGATGTTTTCTCGGTGTTTTAGTCTTATCTTTGCCAGTTGTCCGATCATTAGATACCACTAGCCTTTATGGGAGGGTTGTTGAAGCTACTGCACCAGGGCAGCTTGCTGCGGGTGTTTCTTGTTCCACGACGCTCCATGGCCTGCGATTTTGGTAGAGGGTTCAGTTACAGCAAACGCATTTCagtttactccgtacaggtTCTAAAATTTAGAATTTCTACGGAAGGGAGCATTGAGGTGGATCATGGGACTTTCACGGAAGGGAGTCAATTTGGCCGTCGTGTCATAGTCGCCGAGATGGAGTGGTCTTGAGGAAGACAAGGATCAAGGCGCCTATCTATCTACAAAATGCTGCCCAAACATAGCCGAAGTGACCAGTCAATATTCGAGCAAGACCACCATGAAATGTTGAGCTCGTGCTCTTCATTCCATTGGATCACACTCATGTACTGTAACCGCATGCTCAAACCGTAAAACCGTATTCGGATGCGTTGACAACTTTGACAGTTGGATTGGCGGAGAGTGTTGTGAAACATACCTTCGAGCCCTGACGTCTCGCATTTCCTGCATATTACTATTTGATGTAGAGTTTGTTGTCGAATGAGCGCCGGACGACCAGATCGCGGCTGAAGGAGAGGCCGCGTGGAAGTGGCTATGTCGCCCGGGGGACCCTCCTGTGGCGCAGAAGGGACCTCCGACGAGCAGCCTGCCACATCTGTGCGCGAGGGTCCCTGGTTAGGGCTGCTCGCGATGGCAGCGACTCACAACCAGACAAAATCCTTCGGCATGCGGTTCATGCAGCGATCGAGAACCATCTGCAGAATCTTTCAGCCTAGCTGGGCAAGCGAGCCGGTCTTCCGTAAATCTGCGGAATAGGAGGCCAGGGTCAACTGTGCCGCCCCTGTATCTCAGCGGGGTACATGGATGGGTACATGCTCCAGTAGCTACTCCTGGGATCCGGTCTAAGATCTTGTGTTGTTGTGGAATTCGAAGACGAGAGCTCTAACATTTTTTAAAACCTATTAGACAAGCCAAAGATAACTGACTCCCGCATTCTTGTTAACGTTTCCCAACAAGAGTTGGGGAGTGCCGAGCAAACGTCATTGCTTGTTTTTGATCCCAGAACCTTATCAACTTCCTTGACCCTCTTTCTGGCCCATTTGGATATCAAATCGGAGGACTTATCCTGACGCTTGATGACCGGAGAAACTGAAGTATAAACTCTACTATAAACCTCTTTAGGTTCCAATTACAGCAAGACGTTTTGACCGTCCGGACCATGCAATAGCTCTTCGACGGCTGCTGCACTGGGCCGTCGCCAACTGAAACACCCTTCACCATGTCGGTCCAAATCTTTCTCGATAAACCCCACGCACACTTCACCAATCTTGATTTCATCACGGGGAAGGCGGTACTCACATTAACATCGGATACTCCGATAACTTTGATTGCCGTAAAGCTAGAAGGCGAGAGCCGTACACGACTTATTGCCCCGAAGTATCCGCACAGTGAGCGGTCTGATAAAAAGAGGACGGAGGTAGAGTCACATAAGGTATGGATATTATCAATCATGGTTGGGACACGAGGGCTCGAGGACTTAATCGAACAAAGATGCTGATTTCGTCATTCCTAGCTTCTATACAAAGTCGCAACCCTCTTTCCCACTGCTGAGCTGCACCCACTCGCCACTCCAAGTACATACTATACACTCAGTCCCGGGATATATGAATATCCCTTTCGCTTTAAAGTGAGAACTGGAAGATCCTATGCCAATTTTAACTGGATGCTTACTCGTGATGCTGCAGTTCCCATTCAACAATGATTGTATTAATAACAACTTGTCGTCGAATCTCAACATGGCGGGAATACGGCTAGAAGTTGCCCGAGATGGCAACCGCCACGTTAAGAAGACACTACCTCCGTCTCTAAGCGGCTTTCCGGGTGAAGCAGAGATCAGGTATTATGTGAAAGTTACCGTAGTGAGGCCGCAGTTCTATAAGGAGAATTATAGAGGGGTATGTCTGGTCCAGGATGGTTTGTCTGAAGAGTGCATTGATGCTCGGCCCCAGCCTTTCTCCGCCCACAGGAACCGTGAATGTGTTTCTCTGCTGTGGATTGACTAACCTGTGTTCGCCGGGCTATATAGTTCGCGGATTTCAAGTTTCTGCCTATTGAGCCTCCAAGAAAGAAGGAGCCGGACAAGGAGACTTTTGCTCGACGTCAACATCAGTTCAAGAATGCTCGCCTCGTACAAGAAACGAAAGGACTTTTTAGAAAGGGCAGCGTTGGCGCAATAGATGACACTAGCCCTGCTCCCAAAATCTCTGTCGATGCGAGATTACCCAGTCCAGCCATAATTACTTGCAACGAACCTTTGCCGCTAAGAATACTCATTAAAAAGCTGACTGAATTTTCCGAAACTCTTTACTTGCAATTATTCCAGCTTGAGCTAATAGGATATACCAACATTCGGGCCCATGACCTTGTTCGCAAGGAGAGCAGTAGCTGGGTCATCGTTAGCCGCAGTAATATGAATATACCACTCGGTAGTTCTGATGACCCTGTTGGGAAAGAATGGAAGGTAGATCCAAGGATGTGGAATCAAATTCCATTGCCAAACTCCGTGGCCCCGTCTTTTGATACCTGCAATATCTCGAGAACGTATGAGCTGGAAGTGCGTGTGGGCATTTCTCGTGAGGCTCATACGGCAATGAAGGTATGGATTACCCTTTGGATATGTATCCGCTCCCTTGCTTTTGAAGAACCTCCTCGCAACACGGGAACAATGAGCCTTTGGGCTAAGTCTGAATCTAGCCGGATCTTATCGTCCTCCCGCTCCGTATTTCCGTTTATGTCTATTCGGGCGTAGCTCCTCCAGCAGCGCTACTAGAGGCCATGGGGTTTCCCACTGGTACCACCGAAACTTTACCAGAAGTTCTGCCCCCCCCGCCACCACCTCGACCATCGGCACCCCCATACACTGCACCGCCGCCCCCTATGGAGGAATATGAGGACGCTCCGCCTAGCTACGAAGATGCAATGGCGGAGGCTCTTGGGCCAGTGGACGGCCCGAGGCGCGAGTATAACCCACTTGATGCCTCTCTTTCTGGAAACTTCTCACGGATGGGGACTGATACTCAAGGTTCAGTGGGCAATTCCAAAGGCAGCGACCGTTTATTTCCCAATAGCGGACCCTTAAACTCATCGACAGACTCCTTCGATATTTACCATCAGCTTGGCCCTGCCGATGGTTTCTCACCTTCGGACCGCTCGAGGACAGCACCTTCAAACCTCGCGGAGGAACCGAGTTCTTCTCGTCCTGCACCAATATCCGTCCTCCCTGACGATCAATCGTCGCCGGTTACCCTCTCACCAGCCTCTATGGAATCCCGCCCAGAATCGTCCCAACGGAGACCGCCTCCCCAACTTGGAATACCGAGCCGAAAACCCGTTCCAGGATCCGGACACTCGCTCCCCGATCTAGGGCAGTCGCGCAGATGAACTTCTGCATTGGATTGGACATCGAATACGGGGATATCATCAGAGTTCATTGTTATACCAGCATTAAGAAGGGTGTTCCAAATCACTTAGTTATTACACATAAAGATACCTTTTTAACTTGCATTGTGGTTCTTGTTCATATACACATATTCTAATGATGGTGTGCGGAGGCGTATTTTACAAATGTGACATGATTATGTACTATGCATGGCTGAAGAAATTTGCCTTTCTCTAGGTTGAGAGCAGGTGAATTATTAATTCCATAGTAATGTTAGCATTGCTAACATATCTTGCACCATGACTCTTCCTATGAATAATGATATGTGAGATGTAATGCGATTAAAAAGACCGCTAGTTAGTCAATTAGTCTCGAATTTGATGATACGATCATAGGCAAACCAATTCTGGAGtctatgtacggagtactctctGTATTCCGGAATATGTCTCGAAGAGCCGTTGCTTAGAGTTTGCTTACATAAACATGTGCTTGAGGGCAAGAGAGCAATTTTAAGCTTTTGCGGGAAGAACCGACGCGATACGCGCTTTTACGACCATCCCactctccttttctctctgttGTGAATTTGCGTTGCATGCTGAGGACCTTTTCAGGCATCAAGGTATAA includes:
- the VMA10 gene encoding H(+)-transporting V1 sector ATPase subunit G (EggNog:ENOG410PR2G~COG:C~BUSCO:17166at33183), which encodes MSAQNSAGIQTLLDAEREAQKIVQSAREYRTKRIKDAKAEAQKEIEEYRRQKEQEFKRFEAEHSSGNKKAEEEANKDADVKLKDIQEAGKAKGERVVDDLIHAVLDVKPEVPEKLAANA
- a CDS encoding uncharacterized protein (EggNog:ENOG410PM8S~COG:S~BUSCO:6136at33183), coding for MDQSKIKCCCGRPDCAYLQHNNAALQNLEKDVDTAARLGQALLGRHESYMAEAEADRARMAATIDNLEKQKREVQAENAKIIQENKDLLEDLEGLNNVISESDAHIKVLSTSLETAQLEVRRLTAAASRAALLEAQLNEMENDQARLEQSLAITQENERSAIQRWRKAEITLRDLHEQVDRIEKESREERERHVELLGRMERKRSVERELHAAAGRLKGAAAAASLGRNKNGTNVVSHFVKDILQDNANLQLNIVELKELLQSSDEEVRNLREQLLVHQPLVGDPDGPNFHSGSLFLSEELQNVQSAPQEFHIHHHYHTAVPVSASRKDRSQPAAHRRQRRRKALFPPTLLESPTKESSESPLSVHDTIDTASPASTFQTSPSSRTNRWVDQTPGPTFPSAPSSPASAYKAASIFDRSDLGFDSSRPTSPESGFTSPLVRASHRKGPSDTSIRSVLEDGWLDNVPSTPAIVKHSQNPRSLSKVNIFAEADGTAGGSNVCSLSGLPIPEEHDDNEASTSYHHSGDQIVVPLRSPQLRRSTSHESLLSISGMDIHLTSNYSASSTPTFVPRTPRRIASAGTIFSSTTPVISRTNVTIPRVSISKDKSPLSLLSSVASAANPTTSATPVAQEILSESSTPQDSQSKSIKRRMGGWVLGKWTSTPPKYIKPKSTTTPETSSSTSHSSLPSTTDEDVAKSLPPVLFRPPGVNQSGPIFGLRPPDKAPTSVHPEHLDETLLHEALAE
- a CDS encoding uncharacterized protein (EggNog:ENOG410PSHG~COG:S~BUSCO:16863at33183) translates to MSRASKITFACTSLATAGIVYFVHWSQEADKAAMHAGVLRDLENQKVKRERQLDFEMQRRLEEEYRKIQTVSDGSVPAASGSTGVSPGT
- a CDS encoding uncharacterized protein (EggNog:ENOG410PH88~COG:S), with the translated sequence MAGIRLEVARDGNRHVKKTLPPSLSGFPGEAEIRYYVKVTVVRPQFYKENYRGFADFKFLPIEPPRKKEPDKETFARRQHQFKNARLVQETKGLFRKGSVGAIDDTSPAPKISVDARLPSPAIITCNEPLPLRILIKKLTEFSETLYLQLFQLELIGYTNIRAHDLVRKESSSWVIVSRSNMNIPLGSSDDPVGKEWKVDPRMWNQIPLPNSVAPSFDTCNISRTYELEVRVGISREAHTAMKPDLIVLPLRISVYVYSGVAPPAALLEAMGFPTGTTETLPEVLPPPPPPRPSAPPYTAPPPPMEEYEDAPPSYEDAMAEALGPVDGPRREYNPLDASLSGNFSRMGTDTQGSVGNSKGSDRLFPNSGPLNSSTDSFDIYHQLGPADGFSPSDRSRTAPSNLAEEPSSSRPAPISVLPDDQSSPVTLSPASMESRPESSQRRPPPQLGIPSRKPVPGSGHSLPDLGQSRR
- a CDS encoding uncharacterized protein (EggNog:ENOG410PH88~COG:S~BUSCO:5549at33183), which gives rise to MFADFKFLPIEPPRKKEPDKETFARRQHQFKNARLVQETKGLFRKGSVGAIDDTSPAPKISVDARLPSPAIITCNEPLPLRILIKKLTEFSETLYLQLFQLELIGYTNIRAHDLVRKESSSWVIVSRSNMNIPLGSSDDPVGKEWKVDPRMWNQIPLPNSVAPSFDTCNISRTYELEVRVGISREAHTAMKPDLIVLPLRISVYVYSGVAPPAALLEAMGFPTGTTETLPEVLPPPPPPRPSAPPYTAPPPPMEEYEDAPPSYEDAMAEALGPVDGPRREYNPLDASLSGNFSRMGTDTQGSVGNSKGSDRLFPNSGPLNSSTDSFDIYHQLGPADGFSPSDRSRTAPSNLAEEPSSSRPAPISVLPDDQSSPVTLSPASMESRPESSQRRPPPQLGIPSRKPVPGSGHSLPDLGQSRR